GCTGTCCTCAGGCACTAAAACATCTGGACAACCTCCTGCCATCCACCCACCCTGGAACAAAGCCAGGGTCAGGCCAGTTGGAGAAGTGGCAGGAAgtagagaggaaagaaaagtgGAAGGAGCGGGGAGAGGAttagagagaggggaagagaggaaaagggaaaacaacggaggaggaagagatgaaagaacagaaagaagagaaatgGAAACGCGGGGAAGAAGCAACAGAGGCGGCGTGACGGACAATGGGATGAGAAATGCTGTTCAAACAGGAGAAGGCGTCAGGCCAGAGCATAGGGGAGCGCTCCCTGGCTTGTCGTCCACTGGCCACTTCTCCAGCCATAACGGCGGCATGGTCATCGACGGGAGTTATTTCCAGACGTCGGTGGAAGCCAGCAAACCCCCACCGGTGAAACAAAAGCTGAGCGAGGCCCTCAGTCTTATCTCCCTCGCCAGAAGGCTCCAGGGACCCGCCAGGGTGGGAGACGAACAGTGGAGTGATGGACAGAGCTGGGGCAGAGGCGAGGCGAACAGCAGGAAGATGTATGGCTCCGTAGGAGATATGAGTGTTTCCGCATCAGTgtctgaggagaggaggaggaggaggaggtgggagagggAGTTAGCGGAGGAGAATAGTTCCTCAGAGGTCTGGtggaagacagagaaaagaaacgACAGCGAttcagaaacaggaagttgcaGCAAAGAGTCTCGATCAGAGTTCAGTAGCTCCAGCTCATCCGTGACGGCCGAGACCGACAAGACGGAATCCGATACGGAGACGGAAAAGTCCAACTCAGGAACAGAAAAGGAAGACACGGACTCGGAGAGGGAGTCAGGGTTAGAGAGTGACAGTGAGGCAAAA
Above is a genomic segment from Sparus aurata chromosome 20, fSpaAur1.1, whole genome shotgun sequence containing:
- the LOC115571273 gene encoding lisH domain-containing protein C1711.05-like: METRGRSNRGGVTDNGMRNAVQTGEGVRPEHRGALPGLSSTGHFSSHNGGMVIDGSYFQTSVEASKPPPVKQKLSEALSLISLARRLQGPARVGDEQWSDGQSWGRGEANSRKMYGSVGDMSVSASVSEERRRRRRWERELAEENSSSEVWWKTEKRNDSDSETGSCSKESRSEFSSSSSSVTAETDKTESDTETEKSNSGTEKEDTDSERESGLESDSEAKESRKRSKESSSSESSNNVSRGSRSGSARVTRERSSHSSNSIETDPNSSSDSGSLKTSSFRPPTYRRSRSSHETIEEESEEDEESEEEVEGESVGTRKSSSGSNRIQPDDTSDDLSPIIEDTEEEEEGSNGHGGDGGKDEEDGDLGDESAD